In Streptomyces sclerotialus, the DNA window GGCCGTGAAGCGCTGGCCCGGCTTGGGGTCGCCTACGCCGAGGAGGTTCTTGGAATGACACCGAATGAGTCTGCGGTGGCGACACTGCTGACGGAGTGGATCGCGCGCGGCACCAGTCCGCGCGCCCGCTTTGCGGAGTACCGCAATGCGGCGCTGAGCGACTACCGGCTGGGGATGTTGCTGATGCAGGCGTACTCGCGTCTGCTCCTGGACGGGCAGGCGCCTGAGCTGGCCGGCCCGAAGGGCTGGGAGGCGCTGATCCAGCGACGGCCGCGGGCCTGGGAGCAGCGGATGCTGTTGTTTGCCCAGGTGTCGGTGTTGCTGCAGCAGCGGGGCGTGGCGGTCAGCGAAAAGCCGGCGAGCCCGGAGGAACAACAGCGGCTCGACGCGCTGGAGGACCAGCCGCTGCTGGATGAGAACGAATTCGACTACATGATGGGGCCAGCGTAATGGTGTATCTGGCAGGGACGGTCGTGCTCGCGGTGGAGGCCGGTGCGCCCAACAACGGCAAGGGCGAGGAGACGCGGGCCCGTGTCAAGCATGCACGGGTCAGGGGGCAGCAGTACCCGTACGTCTCGGCGCAGGCCGCCCGGCGCTGGATCCGGGACGGCATGGTCGAGCGGGGGATGGTGCCCTCGCCGGTGACCCGGGTGGGCAAGGCACAGAACAAGGCGCAGAAGGCCACCACCGAGGCCGACCCGGTGCGCTATGCCGACGATGACCTGTTCGGCTACATGCGGGCCGGCGCGAAGAAGGACGACGCGGCGACCACCGTGCGGGACAGCCCGTTCATGCTGGGCACGTTGCTGTCCGTCGAACCCGTCTACCCGACCGAGGACTTCGGTGTGATGTCCCGCGGCGTGACGGAGCCGGTGCTGCACGGTCACGAGTTCTACACCGCCGACCTGGCCGCCCCATTCCTGCTGGATCTGCCGCGGATCGGCACCTTCACCCTGCCCGGCAAGGACGGTGTGGGGCGGCCGAACTACCTCGACCAGGAGCAGGCGCTGCAGGTCGCCGAGGCGGTCGCGCTCGGCGCGGAAGCGACGCAGTTCCGGGACCAGTCGGCCGTACGCCTGCCGCTGGAGGAGCGCAGCCGGCGGGCTGCCATGCTGCTGGAGGCGCTCGCCCACCTCAGTGGCGGCGCCAAGCAGGCGCTGCACTACGGCGACCGGACGCCCTCGCTGCTGGTGATGGTGCCGTTCAAGGGAGGCATCAACCCGCTGGCCAACGTGGTCGACCACCGGCCGGGCGAGGGCGTACGGCTGCGCGGCGACGTTCTGCTCCAGGAGCTGCAGGCGTGGCAGGGGGAGTGGGAGGGCCCGGTGCGTATCGGCTGGCGTCCTGGTTTCCGCGAGGCCGCGCGCGAGGAGTTCGAGGAGCAGTGCGCCAAGGAGATCGCCGAGGGCACCATCGTGATCGACCACCCGCGCACCGTCCTGCTGAACCTGGCCTGTGAGCTGCGCGAGGGGAGGCTGAACGCGTGGTTCGAGGACCCGGCCCTGCCGAACCAGTGAGCCCAAGTCAGGCCGAGCCTGTGGCGGCCTGGCGCATGGAGTTCTACGCGCCGATCACCTCCTTCCGCGATCCGCTCTTTCCCGGTGTCACGCGGGCGCTGCCCGTCCCGCCGCCCTCCACGGTGCGCGGAATGCTGGCAGCGGCCACCGGCGCCGCGGCCGAGCCCGCCGTCTTCGGGATGGCGGCATGGCCGGAGGGCTCGGGCGTGGACACCGAGACCTACCACCCCATTGCGTCGAACGGCACCCAACCGGCCGTGGCCGGCCGGGTGCGCGCCGATAAGGGCGGGATGACGGTCCGCCACCGGCCCTTTTTCGCGGCGGTGCACCTGGTGCTGTGGCTGCCGGAACCGGAGGGCAGCCGGTTGCGGCAGGCTCTGCGGCGGCCGCGCTGGGCGCTGCGTCTGGGCCGCTCGCAGGACCTGGTTCACCCGCGCAGCATGTCGCGCGTCGTCCTGGAGCCGGCCGCCTCCGCCTCGGTCGGGCATGCCCTGGCCCCGCTGGATGGCCATCGCGTGGGCGCCGCGCTCGCCTACCGGCTTGCGACCAGCGTGTCCGCGGACCGGCTCACCACCAGGTGGGCGGATTATCTGTGGTGCGAGGAGCCCGCGGGCACGCACGAAGTGCACGGCGCCTTTCGGGATCCGGCCTGGAGCCAGAGAGAGGATCAAGCCGTATGGCTACTGGCCCCGTGACGCCGCACGGCCCGCGGCGTCGTTTGACGGACCTGCGGGCCAAGTCCCAACCCCGCCATGACCCGGAACGGCTGACCACGCACTCGCGGACGGTGTACGAGACCGTCGCCCAGATCCAGGAGCGCATCGCCACGGCGGGGACCATCGCCACCCACCCGTCCTTCTGGTTCCAGGTCAGATGTGCGGCCCTGCTGCACGACGCGGGCAAGATCGCGGAAGGCTTCCAACGGCAGCTGGAACCGGGAGGCCCGCTCTGGGGGGAACGGCACGAAGTGCTCTCGCTGGCCTATGTGGACCTCCTGGCCGCAGCCGGCGGGTGGAGCGACACGGGCCGGCGGATGATCGCCACCCTGGTCGCCTCGCACCACCGGCCCCTGCACGCCCCTTCCTCCCTGGGCGGCGGAAAACCCAGCCTGTCACGCCTGTACAACGCCCACACCTGCTGGCAGGAAGCCTTCACCACAACACCCGGCCCCCGGGGCCCCGTGGTGCAGGTTCCCCGGGGGCTGCACGGCGAGTTCCTTGCCTGGCTCGCCGGGTTCCTCACCGTCGATCCCCCTCTCCCTGCCCCGGACGCCCCCTCTCTGGCAGAACGCGCCAGGACACTCCTCACGGAGGTGCTCACCGCCTGGCAGCAGCCGGTCAAACCGCATGCCGGCCTGCTCGCCGTGCTGGCTCAGGGCGCTCTCACCTTCGCCGACCACGCCGGCTCAGCCCATCAACGGCTGCAGACGCACATGCCGCTCCTGCCCGACTTCCTCCACCGACTGCCCCACCGGCCGCATTCCCACCAGCGGGACGCCGAGGCTACCGACGGTCACCTGGTGCTCGCCGCGCCGACCGGCAGCGGGAAGACCGAGGCCGGGCTCGCCTGGGCGGCACGCCAGCTGGCCACCATGCCCGGGCGGCCGCGCCTGGTGTGGACGCTGCCCTACCGGGCCTCCCTGAACGCCACACGCCGCCGCTTCGCAGCAATCCTCGAACCCGCCCCCGGAGAGGGCCATGCGGACATCGGTCTGCTGCACGGAGCCGTCGCGCGCACCCTCCTGGCCGAGGCAGCCCAGGACGACTGCGCCCCCAGCGCGGAGGCAGCGCGTAAAGCCAAGGCCCGGGCAGCGGCCATGCGCCTGTTCACCCAGCGGGTACGCGTGGCCACCCCCTACCAACTGCTCGTCGGCGCCCTCGCCGGCCCGGCCCATTCCTGCGTGCTCCTGGAGCAGGCCAACGCCCTGTTCGTCCTTGATGAGCTGCACGCCTACGATCCGCACACCATCGGCCGGCTCTGCGCCGCCATGCGCCTGTGGGAACGTCTCGGCAGCCGTTTTGCCGTGCTGTCCGCTACGCTCGCCCCGCCTCTGCTGGAGATGATTGAAGAGAGCGTCGAGCACCCCGTCACGCTGCGGCAGGCGCCCCCCGGCACGGCGCCCGTCCGCCATCGCCTCGTCGTGGACGAGGCCCCCCTGGCCCGGCCGGAAAGCATCGATCGTCTGCGGTCCTGGCTCGGCGAAGGACACAGCGTGCTGGTCGTCACCAACACCGTGGCCACCGCGCAGGCCCTCTTCGATGCGCTGGCCGAGGAGGCTCGCGCGGCGGCTTCCGGCGATCCCGACACAGCTCTGCTCCTGCACTCCCGTTTCAAAAACCGCGACCGCGATGTGCTTGAACGTGCCCTGCTGCGCCGGCACCCCGAACGCGCCCCAGGGCAAGAGCGCCGCCCCGGTGGGCTGGTGGTCGCCACCCAGGCGGTCGAGGTGTCGCTGCAGATCGATCTCGACCGGGGGGCGGTGGAAAACGCGCCCATCGAGGCGGTGGCCCAGCGCGCCGGGCGAGTCAACCGCCGCGGCCGGCACCCCGACGGGCCGGTGGAGTTCCGCGTCCACGCCACCGAAAGCCACCGCCCTTATGAGCAAGGTGCGGTCCAGGCCGCCTGGCAGGCGCTGACCACGCTGACGGCGGAAGGCACCGACACCCTCAGCGAACAGGACATCGACAGGCTCCTGGAACTCGCCTACGACACCGCCTGGGGCAAACAGTGGGCCGAGGCCGCCCGCGCCGCCCGCGACGACTTCACCGCCGACTTCCTCAGCTTCACCGACCCCTTCCACGACCGCAGCGAATACGCCAAGGCACTGAGCGAACGCTTCGACACGATCGAAGTCCTGCACCGCGACGACACCGGGGAGTACCGGCACCTCACCATCGACCAGGACGGCGATCCCCTGCTGGCCTCCGGCCTGCTCATTCCCCTCCGGTACGGCCAGCTGACGACGTACAACGCCACCTACGACCGCCGTCTGGGGATCCACGTCATCGACGGCGAGTACGACACAGAACTGGGCCTGCGCCCACCGTCGGAACCCGAGACCATCCTGTGAACCCCGATGCGTATGACTCCGCCGAGCCCCTCGGCGGGGTCCACATCAAATACCTGCGCCACTGCCCCCGCCAGCTGTGGCTCTACATGCGCGGTTACCGCCCCGAAGCCGACAGCGACCTGGTCGCCTTCGGCCAGATCGTCGACGAGACCACCTTCGCCCGCCGCCGCCATGTCGACCTGGGTGAGGCACGCATCGACTGGGTCACCGCCGGCGCCGTCATCCACGAGACCAAATCCTCCCGCGCCCCCTCACCCGCCCACGACGCCCAAGTACGCCACTACTGCCTGCTCCTGGAACGCCGGGGAATCAACGTGCGCGGCGGCATCGTCCACTACCCCCTCATCCGGCGCACCACCGAAATCACCTGGGACGACGAGGCCCGCGACCAAGCCGAGGGCGCAGAAGCAGCCGCCCACGCCGTGATCGCCGCACCGCGCGCGCCCGAACGCCTCACCCGCAGCCGATGCCGCGGCTGCGCCTACCTTGACTACTGCTGGGGAGCCTGATGCCCGCCGCCGGCCGCACCTACTGGCTGACCGAACCCTGCCGCATCCGCCGCGAGGACAACAGCGTCCGCATCGAGCGCCACGACGGCACCCCGGTCCATCTCCCTATCACCGACATCCGCGACCTGGTCGCCTTCGACCACATCGACATCAACACCTCCGCCCTCTCTCTCCTCAACCGGCATGGCGTCACCCTCCATGTCTTGGACCACTACGGCAACCACGCCGGCCACTTCGCCCCCGCAGAATCCATGGCCTCCGCCAGCGTCATCCGCCGCCAGGTCGAAATCTCCTCCAACCCCGCACAGCGCCTGGATATCGGACGCTCCCTCCTGCTCACCACCGCTGAAAATCTCCGCTGGTCCCTCGACACCGACCTTCTCGACCCGGCGCTCGACGCCCTGCGCGCCGCCCTGCCCGACTGCGACACCAGCGACGCCCTCATGGGGCAGGAAGGCAACTTCCGCCGCACCGCCTGGGCCGTCCTCGACACCCAGCTACCGCCCTGGCTGCGCCTGAACGGACGCACCCGCCGACCACCCACCAACGCAGGCAACGCCTTCATCAGCTACCTGAACTCCCTCGTCTACGCACGCGTCCTCACCGCCCTGCGCAGCACCCCACTCCACCCGGCGATCGGCTTCCTGCACTCCGACACGGACCGTCGCCGCAACACCTTCGCACTCGATCTGGCCGAACCCTTCAAACCGCTCTTCGCCGAGCGGCTTCTCAAACGCGCCGCAGCCCAGAAACATCTCAAGGAAACCGACTTCGAAACCGACGTCGGCCGCGCAGCCCTCAGCAAAAACGGGCGAAAGAAGATCGCCGCTCTCGTTAAGGACGAACTCGCCACCACCGTTTATCACCGCAGCTTGAAACGTCAGGTCAGCTACGAAAAACTCATCCACCTCGAAGCGCTGAAAATCGTCCGCCTTTGCCTGGAGGGAACTCCCTACAAGCCCTTCCGGCCATGGTGGTGAGCGGCCATCTTTGTCATCCTCGTTTACGACACTGCTGTCGAACGCAACCCGAGCGTCCTCAAAGTCTGCCGCCAATACCTGCACTGGACGCAGAGAAGCGTATTTCAAGGTGAGCTGTCCGCTGCCCAGTATCGAGCCCTCATGCACGACCTCAGCACTGCCATCGACCCCCACCACGACAGCGTCGTGGCCTACACCACCCGCTCACCCGATATGGTCGAGAGGGCCACGCTAGGCGTCGCCCTTGGAGGACCGGGAGACATCATCTGACCTGCATCGAAGCATCACCGGGTCACCGCTGCAGAGTGAACTCGCATGTCTCAACACTTTGGCCCTGTGACGTGTGCCTTTACGCTCGGGCCGTCATCAGCCCAGGAGGGTTCGCAACCCGGTGATGGTGTAGGTGGGGCTGGCGAGGATCGCGGCCGTCATCAGCCCAGGAGGGTTCGCAACGGGATGTCGTTCCAGGCGAAGAACGGCATCTGCACGGTCGCCATCAGCCCAGGAGGGCTCGCAACATGGCCTGTCCGGTCAGACCGGCGAACGTGAGCGTCGTCGTCATCAGCCATGGAGGGTTCGCAATGTGGATACTCGAACCAGTCCGATCAGGGCCATGCGCGCCGTCATCAGCTCAGGAGGGTTCGCAACGGGAACTGCACGTCGCCGGCCACGGGCGGCACCGGGCCGTCATCAGCCGAGGAGGGTTCGCAACAGCACCAGCAGCAGATCGCCACCCCGCCGCCCGGCGGTCACCATCAGCCCAGGAGAGTTTAAAACCTGTACCCGGGACGCCCCGTGGACCGGGGACGTGTGTCGTCATCCGCCCTGGAGGGTTCGCAATGAGCGAGAGCCACGCCACCGCTCAGCGTCCGTCACACCCAGGTCGTCATCATCCCAGGCGGGTTCGCAACCCGATGGCGGCCTATTCGCTGCCGAACTCCCACAGCGCCGTCATCAGCCCGGGAGGGTTCGCAACAGGACGTCGGCCACCTGACCATCGCCGCGCTTTTTGAGGCCGTCATCAGCCCAGGAGGGTTCGCAACGCGTCTCGCGGAGGGCCTTGATGCCGGCGGCGACCCGGCCGTTATCAGCCCAGGAGAGCTCGTAACATCAGGTGGGACAGTGCGGTGGGATCGTCCTTGTCGCCGTTATCAGCCCAGAAGAGTTCACAACATGACGTCTCCTGCGCCGGACAACGTGACCGCCCTGATCGTCATGAGCTCTGGAAGGTTCACAACTAGGCCGTGAGCTGCCGCAGCACGAGCGTGCGGCGGGGCCGTCATCGACTCAGGAAGGTTCGTAACGCGTACACGGTCGGCCGGGTGCAGCGGGCGGCCACGGCCATTATCAGCCCAGGAGGGTTCCCAACCCGAACGTCTCCAAGCCGCCCTTGGACAGGCCATCCGCCGTCTACAGCCCAGGAGGGGCCGCAACACAGCGAAGCACTGGACGATCTGGCCCGGCTCGATGGCGTCATCAGCCCAGGAGAGTTCGCACACGTACTTCGCAGCGAGGTAGCCCTCGGCCTGCAGGTCGTCATCAGCCCGGGAGGGTTTGCAACGGCAGCGGCTCGGGCCGGTAGATTTCCCGGCCCAGTCGTCATCAGCCCAGGTGGGTTCGCAACCTCACAGGCACAGCCGTTGATCTTTGCAAGAACGGAGTCGTTATCAGCCCAGGAGAGTTCGCAACCTGACCGCCCCGAGCCACCAGTGGTGGGCGTCGGGTCGTCATCAGCCCAGGAAGGTACGCAACAGGTCGAGCGGATAGGTGGTGGGCCCGCTGAACAGCGTCATCGTCCCAAAGAGTTCGCAACGTCGCCATGACCACCATCGGCGCTGTCCGCGCCGTCATCAACCTTGAAGGGTTCGCAACATCACGGATGCGGCGTGCCGCCGACTGATGGGCATGGTTGTCACCACCCCAGGAGCGTTCGCAACACGTAACGACCACACCTGCCCGGCTCCGTCCCGTCCGCAGTCGTTATCAGGCCGGATGGGCTCGTGACCAGTACCGTCTGTTCGGCCCAGCGGCTCGGAGCAACATCGAGCAGCCCAGGAGGGGCCAAGGACTGCCTGGTGATTCTTGGGTGGCTCACTGGGCATTTCCTGAGTCCCCGATCGGTGGCATGTCCCTCTTTAAGTGCGATAGGGCGACAATGGCGCCATGTCCCTTACATTTAAGTCTTCGGAGTACACCAAGGTCGATCCGACAACGGACGGCGGCATTGCGGGGCGGTGGGTGGCCTGCGATGAGTCTGGCTGGGACGGCGAGCAGCTCATGGGGCGGCGCGGACCCTATTTTGTCTACGCAGCGATCGCGGTCGACGATGCGGAGGCAGCCCCGATCGTCGAGGAGCTGCGCGCGGAGACGCGAGCTCAAGCGCCAGAGCTGAAGTTCAAGGACTTCAAAGGCCGCCCTGCCCGCCGTGAGGCACTGCGGCGGCTCTGGGGAGAGGGCGGAGCCCTTGAAGGCCGCTGCTGGGCCTTCGTGTTCGAGAAGGAGTACGCGGCGGTCGCCAAGGTTATCGACCTGCTGCTGGAGGAACAGGCGCACGCCGAAGGAATCGACCTCTACGAAAATGACCAGGCTCAAGCCCTCGCCAGAACCCTGCGGCGGCACGGCCGCCGGGCGCTCGGTGACCAGAGGTTCGAACGTCTCATGACCGCGTTCGTCGCGTTCGCCTCTGTCCGGGGCCGTGGAGACGACCGGGCGCGAGAGAACTTCTTCGCTTGTCTGGAAGAGGCATGGCCATCATCTACACGTCGCGACGTCACCGAAATCCTGATGGCGCTGCGCACCACGCGGCTCCAAGCGCAAACCCTCCACGACGACGCTGCCCCGCACGCCATGCTGGAACTGCTGGTGTCCTCGGTCGCCCAGGCTGCGCGACACTGGGGCGCACAATTCGGCCCCGTCAGCGTGCTGACAGACGAGCAGACAGCCCTTACCGACGACGGGCTGGAGGGCATCGCGAAAGTCGTACGCACCGGCTGGGGTGCGACACCATCGTCGCGACAACGCCGTGTCGATCTCAGGGCCCTAGTGCGGGGAACATCAGCGAGTCACCCATCGATCCAACTTGCCGACCTCCTTGCCGGAGCGGTCCGCGTGAGCTACGAACACCAAGCGGGGACATCACTCTCGGACGCCGGTGAAGATCTCTGGTCAGCTGTTCTTCCCCTCATCGACGGAGCGAGCGCCGCCCCCGTACCTGCAGGACGCTAGCAGCGCCTTCGCCAAAAACCACGAGCGGGACTGTATTCCGTTTTGCCGTAGGAATCGGTGTAGTCGCTTCCCTGGGCCGGGAAGACGTTGAGGCTCGCCATGGCTCGGCCTCTGTGACCGTTCCGTCCCTAACCAGCCGGTCGATGGTTCGCCGCACAGCGGCCGCCGTCTCCACCGGGGCCTCCCGCTCACCGAACACTGTTGCCAACAGCGCCATCCCTCCGCGGTGCGCCGCACCGGAGGCGACATCGGGCCAGCCTCGGCCAGCTCGCCCACGTGCTGCTCGAACGCCGCGTTTCAGTCGGTCCACTGCGAGCTTGGTGTCCAGGAACATGATCATCGCTCGTCATGGGCGGCGAGCTGAGTGGCCCTCGCGTGCTTGTCAGCCCCCAGTACGTGCAGCAAATGGTGCTCCATGGAGGTGACCGTGCCTGCGGAGGGGGCGACGGAGTGGACCACGGGTCGGTCAGATAGCAGCGGACCAGGAGGGCGACGTTGCGGTCCAGGGTGGCGGAGAACAGGAGGCGCTGTCCCTCCGGGTACGGAACTGTCGACGCGATCCTCGACAAAGTCGCCGTCCACTGCCAGAGAATCTCCGACTCACCTCACTGGGCGCTGGCCAGTAAGTGCTTCGGTGAGGGCCGCCCTCCCACGGCTCTTGGGGAGTCTCTGGGGAGAACGGCCCCCACTGGGGAGTCCATGGGGAGTTTCGGCCCCACGTACCCGTACGACACTGAAAGCCCCAGTAAGGGACGTCGCCGCAGGTCAGCGGTCTACTAGCGGCCGAAACCGCAGGTCAGCGACGCCAGCCGGGGAAGTACATGACGTACGTCCCGAGATCGTCCCCCTCGACGATTCCAGGCAACGACCCACCCTCCCTCAAGGGAGTCACATATCGAGTCGCAATGACTTCTGTAAGCATTTGCCCAGGCTATCCGCCCGTCTGACCTCAGTAATCACGACGGACGGACGAGGCCCTCCGACCTGGCCCACCGAACAGGGTGTCGATGGCACTCCGTCCCCTGTTGCCGACATCCGGCATGAAAGGCGCGTAGTGGTCCAGCGTGATGGTCGGCGACGAGTGCCCCAGCCACCGCGCGAGCGCCCGCGGATCTCGGCATCGACGCACACTCCCGGCGCCAGCCACTGGCCCTCGAGCTGGCAGGCACATGCCTGACGCCTGACGGTCCCAGCCGACCAGGCATGCGGCAGGATGCACACGTGGACACGGACGCAAGCGGCCTCCTGGCGGATCTCGTGCACTGGCGTGGAGAGCTACCAGGACTCCTCCAGGCTGTCCGGGAGTGTCAGGCTCCCGCTCCCGTCGTCCTCGACCGTGGACACGTTGCCGCCGTGCTGGAGAGAGCCATCGCGGGGCTGATCACACCTCATCAGCTCGCCACTTGGGCTCAGGCTGTCCACCTCGAAGACGAAGTGGGCATCGAAGAGACCCACGAAGACCTACTGAGCCAGTTCCTCTTCGAGGTCTCGACCCCAGAGCTCTTCGCACCGGTCACCACCGCGACGTGCGAGCGGTGGTTGCACATCATGCGAACCTCAGATACAGGCGCGGGCAGAGGTTGAACGCCACATGCAGGGCGGCGTCACGGCTCAACTGCGGAATCACCTGGGAAGAAAGCGCCGGCCAGGGTCGGGTGTGAGTAGTTGCGGTACCGAGCTGGAGCGGTCGCGTGCCTCGCCCTCGTGCACGCCGCCGCGGCCCCGCCTTCGCATCGCGTCATCGGCAGCACGCTGCCGGCGCCGGCCCCACCCGGAGACCCGCGCCCAGGGCGTCACGCTCAGCTACTTGTCGGGGGGCGGCAACGCCCCTCCACGTTCTGCTCGGCTTCGTGCATGTCGCCGGGTACAACGCCGGGTGCACCTGGACAGCCGGGCACGCCCTCCACCCGCCAGGCAGCCGCGAGGCCGAAAGCCTGGAGTGCGGAGAGGAGTGCGAAGAGGACTCACCGCGATTCTCGCCGGGTACGCCGACGCGTGGTCACCGAGGAGACCGCCGAAGCCGGAACGTCCGCCCGTCCACGACCGCGCTCGGGTCACCTTCTGTCACCGTCATCTCACCGACACCTCACCGGCCGCCTCGCCCCGCTCCGCACGCGATCCTTGGCGGCACGTTTGACAGTCCCGACAGTGAGTGGTTTATTACTCACATGCCGAAGCCCACTTCACAACGACAGCTTTCGACCGCCGACGAACGGCGGAGGACAGTCCTGCAGACCGCGGTCAGCGCGTTCGCGGACCGGGGCTACTTCGGTACGAGGACCGCGGACGTGGCGCAGCGGGCCGGCATCTCGCAGGCGTACATCTACCGGCTCTTCCCCGACAAGGAGGCGCTGTTCGTGGCGGTGGTGGAGCACTGCTTCGCGCGGATCCGCGAGAGCCTGGGTGACGGGGCCGCCGCGGCGAAGGGGAGTTCCGCGCAGGAGGTTCTGGACGCGATGGGGAACGCGTACGCCGAACTCATCTCCGACCGCGACCTGCTGCTGCTCCAGCTCCACGCGCAGTGCGCGGCAGCCGCCGAGCCGGCCGTCCGCGAGGTGGTGCGCAGCGGTTACGCGCGTCTGGTCGAGTACGTACGGGGGACCTCCGGCGCGCCGGAGGCCGACGTTCAGCGGTTCTTCGCCGTGGGCATGCTGTGTCACCTCGTGGTCGCCCTCGACACCCACGAGGTGGATGCCCCGTGGGCCCGGACGCTGTCCGACGGGCTTCGGCATTACTGAGCCCCGGAGCCGATCGCCGTGCCCCGGAGCCGATCGCCGTGCCCCGGAGCCGATCGCCGTGGGGAGGGGTGATCCAGGAGCGATCCAGGAGTGAACTCATGCACCGCATCGTCGCGGCCCGTTGGGCCGCACTCGTTCCGCCGGCCGTTCTGGACGCGGCACTGTTCGCGCCGTGGCGCTGAGCACCGGGCCGCGATCTCCGCGGCTCTTTTTTTGACCCCGAGAGTGAGTGGTTAACCACACATAGATTCACCGTACATAGATCGAGACCAGGGAGGTCCGACATGCCACCCCTCACCACGGCACAACCCATCCCGACGCGGCAGGCGCCACCGACGCGTGCGGCCCGCGCCGCCGTGCTGGCCTCGGCCACGCTGCCCCTCATGGCCGCGGCGATCATCGCGCCCGGACTGCCCGCGATGAGCGAGGAGTTCGCCGAAACACCCGGCGGGGGGCTCCTCGTCCGCTTCGTGGTGACCATCACCTCGCTCGCCATCGCCGTCAGCGCTCCGCTGTCCGGGCTGATCGCCGACCGTGTCGGGCGACGTTCGCTGCTGGTGTCCGGTCTCGTGCTGTACGCCGTCAGCGGCACGGCGGGATTCTTCGCCACCGACCTGTACGTGCTGCTCGCCACACGGGCACTGCTCGGCGTCGCGGTGGGCGGGATCATGACGGCGGTCAGCGCGACCGTCACCGACTGGTTCGAGGGGGCACGACGGGCCTCGTTCCTCGGGTTGCAGCAGGCGTTCGCGAGCCTGGGCGGCGTCGTCTTCCTGCCGCTGGGCGGGGTCCTGGCCGGAGTCGACCGGCGTGCGCCGTTCTGGCTGTACGCCGTATCGACCGCCGTCGCCGTCCTCGCGTTCACCGCCCTGCGGGAGGGGCAGCGGGGCGGGCGCGGCACAGGTCCTGGGGCCGGGGAGCCCCCGCCGCGCGGGCAGCACCCGCAGCGCAGCGGGACGGGCCGCATCGCCGGCGTGTACGCACTGGCGTTCGCCGCGACGCTCGCGTTCTACATGGGGCCCACCCAACTACCTTTCCTGCTGCAGGACTTCGGCAGCGGCCCCGGCGTCGTCGGCGCGGTGGTCGCCGGGAGCACGCTGTCCGGGACGTTCGGCGCGCTGGCCTTCCCGTACCTGCGACGACGGCTGGCCGCCACCGCGATCACCGCCGTCGCCATCGCGCTGCTGGGCACCGGCTGGCTGCTGGTCGGGACGGCCGGCACGGTCGTCCACGTACTGGCCGGGATGCTCGTCGGCGGTACGGGGGTCGGGCTCGTCGTACCCCACCTCAACCTGCGCCTGAGCGAACTCGCCCCCGACGGGCGGCGTGGACGAGTCCTCAGCGGGCTCGTCACGGGAATCTTCCTCGGACAGTTCCTCTCTCCACTGGCACTCCAACCCCTCATCCACGCGGCCGGCCTCGCGGGCGCGTTCACGTGGACAGGAGGGGCGATGGCGGCCGGGGCGGCCCTGACGGGCCTCCTGACCGGCCTGAACCGCCAAAAGCGCGTGCGGGCGACAGGACCTGCCACCACACCACCACATCCACCACCGCAACCACGTCCACCACAGAAATGAATTCCGGAAAGGGAGCACTCTGATGATCCACCACTGCATCCGCTTCACC includes these proteins:
- the cas7i gene encoding type I-B CRISPR-associated protein Cas7/Cst2/DevR — protein: MVYLAGTVVLAVEAGAPNNGKGEETRARVKHARVRGQQYPYVSAQAARRWIRDGMVERGMVPSPVTRVGKAQNKAQKATTEADPVRYADDDLFGYMRAGAKKDDAATTVRDSPFMLGTLLSVEPVYPTEDFGVMSRGVTEPVLHGHEFYTADLAAPFLLDLPRIGTFTLPGKDGVGRPNYLDQEQALQVAEAVALGAEATQFRDQSAVRLPLEERSRRAAMLLEALAHLSGGAKQALHYGDRTPSLLVMVPFKGGINPLANVVDHRPGEGVRLRGDVLLQELQAWQGEWEGPVRIGWRPGFREAAREEFEEQCAKEIAEGTIVIDHPRTVLLNLACELREGRLNAWFEDPALPNQ
- the cas5 gene encoding CRISPR-associated protein Cas5, with the protein product MEFYAPITSFRDPLFPGVTRALPVPPPSTVRGMLAAATGAAAEPAVFGMAAWPEGSGVDTETYHPIASNGTQPAVAGRVRADKGGMTVRHRPFFAAVHLVLWLPEPEGSRLRQALRRPRWALRLGRSQDLVHPRSMSRVVLEPAASASVGHALAPLDGHRVGAALAYRLATSVSADRLTTRWADYLWCEEPAGTHEVHGAFRDPAWSQREDQAVWLLAP
- a CDS encoding CRISPR-associated helicase/endonuclease Cas3; this encodes MATGPVTPHGPRRRLTDLRAKSQPRHDPERLTTHSRTVYETVAQIQERIATAGTIATHPSFWFQVRCAALLHDAGKIAEGFQRQLEPGGPLWGERHEVLSLAYVDLLAAAGGWSDTGRRMIATLVASHHRPLHAPSSLGGGKPSLSRLYNAHTCWQEAFTTTPGPRGPVVQVPRGLHGEFLAWLAGFLTVDPPLPAPDAPSLAERARTLLTEVLTAWQQPVKPHAGLLAVLAQGALTFADHAGSAHQRLQTHMPLLPDFLHRLPHRPHSHQRDAEATDGHLVLAAPTGSGKTEAGLAWAARQLATMPGRPRLVWTLPYRASLNATRRRFAAILEPAPGEGHADIGLLHGAVARTLLAEAAQDDCAPSAEAARKAKARAAAMRLFTQRVRVATPYQLLVGALAGPAHSCVLLEQANALFVLDELHAYDPHTIGRLCAAMRLWERLGSRFAVLSATLAPPLLEMIEESVEHPVTLRQAPPGTAPVRHRLVVDEAPLARPESIDRLRSWLGEGHSVLVVTNTVATAQALFDALAEEARAAASGDPDTALLLHSRFKNRDRDVLERALLRRHPERAPGQERRPGGLVVATQAVEVSLQIDLDRGAVENAPIEAVAQRAGRVNRRGRHPDGPVEFRVHATESHRPYEQGAVQAAWQALTTLTAEGTDTLSEQDIDRLLELAYDTAWGKQWAEAARAARDDFTADFLSFTDPFHDRSEYAKALSERFDTIEVLHRDDTGEYRHLTIDQDGDPLLASGLLIPLRYGQLTTYNATYDRRLGIHVIDGEYDTELGLRPPSEPETIL
- a CDS encoding CRISPR-associated protein Cas4, with protein sequence MNPDAYDSAEPLGGVHIKYLRHCPRQLWLYMRGYRPEADSDLVAFGQIVDETTFARRRHVDLGEARIDWVTAGAVIHETKSSRAPSPAHDAQVRHYCLLLERRGINVRGGIVHYPLIRRTTEITWDDEARDQAEGAEAAAHAVIAAPRAPERLTRSRCRGCAYLDYCWGA
- the cas1b gene encoding type I-B CRISPR-associated endonuclease Cas1b, encoding MPAAGRTYWLTEPCRIRREDNSVRIERHDGTPVHLPITDIRDLVAFDHIDINTSALSLLNRHGVTLHVLDHYGNHAGHFAPAESMASASVIRRQVEISSNPAQRLDIGRSLLLTTAENLRWSLDTDLLDPALDALRAALPDCDTSDALMGQEGNFRRTAWAVLDTQLPPWLRLNGRTRRPPTNAGNAFISYLNSLVYARVLTALRSTPLHPAIGFLHSDTDRRRNTFALDLAEPFKPLFAERLLKRAAAQKHLKETDFETDVGRAALSKNGRKKIAALVKDELATTVYHRSLKRQVSYEKLIHLEALKIVRLCLEGTPYKPFRPWW
- a CDS encoding CRISPR-associated endonuclease Cas2; translation: MLVYDTAVERNPSVLKVCRQYLHWTQRSVFQGELSAAQYRALMHDLSTAIDPHHDSVVAYTTRSPDMVERATLGVALGGPGDII